In a genomic window of Lycium ferocissimum isolate CSIRO_LF1 chromosome 9, AGI_CSIRO_Lferr_CH_V1, whole genome shotgun sequence:
- the LOC132069359 gene encoding G-type lectin S-receptor-like serine/threonine-protein kinase At1g11330: MNPKISDFGMAKILKQNVPEDNTTRFAGTFGYMAPEYAKEGIFSTKSDVYSFGVLVLEIASGRKNNCFHNEGGPLNLVEYAWELWNTEAIVELIDPTLSDSCFAKEQVERAIHVGLLCVEECAADRPNMEDVLSILNNTNIDLPKPKRPAFVSRFCVFNESQKDQTGKYSENGLSISTVQGR, encoded by the exons ATGAACCCTAAGATTTCCGACTTTGGAATGGCAAAGATTCTCAAACAGAACGTCCCTGAAGACAATACCACAAGATTTGCTGGAACATT TGGATACATGGCACCTGAGTATGCCAAAGAGGGAATTTTCTCAACTAAATCTGACGTTTACAGCTTTGGAGTTTTGGTTCTTGAAATTGCAAGTGGGAGGAAAAATAATTGCTTTCACAATGAGGGAGGCCCCCTCAATTTAGTCGAATAT GCATGGGAGCTGTGGAATACAGAGGCTATAGTAGAGCTCATAGATCCAACACTTAGTGATTCTTGCTTCGCGAAGGAACAAGTGGAAAGGGCTATTCATGTGGGATTACTGTGTGTTGAAGAATGTGCAGCTGATAGGCCTAACATGGAAGATGTCCTTTCCATACTTAATAATACCAATATAGATTTACCAAAGCCAAAAAGACCTGCATTTGTCTCCAGATTTTGTGTGTTTAATGAATCCCAGAAGGACCAGACAGGAAAATATTCAGAAAATGGATTATCCATCTCTACGGTTCAAGGGAGATGA
- the LOC132031739 gene encoding G-type lectin S-receptor-like serine/threonine-protein kinase At1g67520, giving the protein MSTANWQLQLEKMKLLKLAMRTLYFSFLCFLIFCSLESTVSSETEILKQGEVVNSSTSLVSSNKTFTLGFLILDERNNYSYLAIWYTNNSMIRYPVWIGNRNEPIHNNSGVLTIDSSGRLIIKHNRGNVVLSAEQTTLDTTATLQESGSFVLSEVSSNGSLIRELWNSFDYPTDTLLPGMKLGIKHKTGKNWSLTSWQNPITPAPGAFTLEWDPLRRRLVIRRRGVIYWTSGGLEKGEFPHIRTEFLNRNYKFSTLRNADKEYFSYSLIYDELTSIERRTISGWQLDSSGSILDGDRPNVAYTGNCYGYKDEAQQSSGCELWKQPKCRKPGQKFQLRSGGFMVIEKPLGPRYAKGTKVGNSSFSLSDCRAECWNDCNCVGYDSYVYSTGCTFWRGKNLNFSQDISGMAKKYYVITEVTEPQSKFLTDTISFIQLLNR; this is encoded by the coding sequence ATGTCAACTGCTAATTGGCAATTGCAATTAGAGAAGATGAAGCTACTAAAACTAGCTATGAGAACCCTTTACTTCTCTTTCTTGTGCTTCTTGATTTTCTGTAGTTTAGAGTCCACTGTTTCTTCAGAAACTGAGATACTGAAACAAGGGGAAGTTGTGAATTCTTCCACTTCACTTGTTTCTTCCAATAAGACTTTCACTCTTGGATTCCTCATCCTGGACGAAAGAAACAACTACAGCTACTTAGCAATTTGGTATACCAATAATTCTATGATCAGATATCCAGTATGGATTGGCAACAGAAATGAACCTATACATAACAATTCTGGTGTTCTTACAATAGATAGCTCAGGTAGACTTATTATCAAACATAATAGAGGGAATGTTGTGCTTTCTGCAGAGCAAACTACACTTGACACCACAGCTACTCTACAAGAATCAGGCAGTTTTGTGCTGAGTGAGGTGAGTTCAAATGGTTCATTAATCCGGGAGTTGTGGAATAGCTTCGACTATCCCACGGATACCTTGTTGCCAGGGATGAAACTAGGGATCAAACACAAAACCGGAAAGAATTGGAGTCTTACGTCGTGGCAAAATCCAATTACACCGGCACCTGGAGCTTTTACGCTTGAATGGGACCCACTAAGACGTCGATTAGTTATCCGACGACGAGGTGTGATTTATTGGACAAGTGGAGGTTTGGAGAAGGGGGAATTCCCACACATTAGGACAGAGTTTTTGAACCGGAATTATAAATTCTCCACCTTACGCAACGCCGATAAAGAGTACTTCAGTTATTCACTTATATACGATGAACTGACAAGCATAGAACGACGAACAATCTCCGGTTGGCAATTAGATTCCTCAGGGAGTATACTTGATGGAGACAGGCCAAATGTTGCCTACACAGGGAACTGTTATGGCTACAAAGATGAAGCTCAGCAATCAAGTGGGTGTGAGTTATGGAAGCAGCCAAAATGCAGGAAGCCAGGCCAAAAATTTCAATTAAGATCAGGAGGTTTTATGGTTATTGAAAAACCTCTAGGGCCGCGGTATGCTAAAGGAACGAAAGTGGGAAATTCAAGCTTTAGCCTGAGTGATTGCAGAGCTGAATGCTGGAATGATTGCAATTGTGTTGGctatgattcttatgtttattCTACTGGATGCACATTCTGGAGAGGGAAGAATTTGAACTTCAGTCAAGATATTTCTGGCATGGCCAAGAAATATTATGTCATTACAGAAGTAACAGAACCTCAGAGTAAGTTTCTGACCGATACAATTTCATTCATACAACTATTGAACCGATAA